The following nucleotide sequence is from Gemmatimonadaceae bacterium.
CCGGATCGGTATCCGGATTACCTCCGTCGATCGGCCAAACGTGTTCGACTCGCGAGGAGGTGTCTTGACTCTTCGTTTCTGTTGAACGCTGCGGCCCTCGTCACTGTCAGGCGCCAGCTCGTTCCATCTCCGAACGGTATAGGACCACAGTTCCGGTAGCTGCAGCCCGCTCGCCTCGGCCCAAGCAATCAGGTCTGGGCCGCTGGGGGGGTGCTCATGGAATCCGCTGTCGACTGCACGGTGAAGCGCGTCGAGCGCATTGGGATGTGGTGACGCTGGCCGAATATCCATGAACTGCCATAGTGCGTGCCCCTGCAACTCGATCGGTGTAATAAGGCGAGGGAGCCGAAATTCCCTGAGCAAGCTGCTCTCCGACAGGCTGAGCGCTGCGTCGGTAATGAGGTGATGGTATTGCAGCGTTTTTGCGCCGAGCTGCTTGCACAAGCTGAAGGCTGTCGTTGCTGCTTTGCGCGCAATGATGATTGGCTGAGCACGTTCACGTTCGGCAAACGAAAGAAACGCCCAGAATCGACAGTCTGTGGGGTCAATCCAGCGGATCTGGTGCGATAACCAGATGACCTGTGACCCGGCACTCCCTTCTGTCCGCATCACGCTTGGGTCATCCAGATCAGAGGGAAACGGGTTTGGCACCCTGCCGGCGTTCGCAACCGTCTCTGTGACTCGTCGGAGGATTTCGAGGCTGCTCCCGCAGGCATGCTCCAAGAGCGCGTTCACGTGCGGGAGTGCTTTCAGGCTGCGCTGCACGTCGTTTGGGGCAGCGTCCGAAAGGGCATACGCGCCATCGGCAACGCGCTCCAAAGCGGCGCTCTCGACAAGCCGTTGGATGCGATCGGCCAGAACTACCGGGTCGAAGCGACGAGGCCCGACTTCACAAAGCGCGTATTGGATGCCGCCCAAAGGCAGGACGGCGGAATCGCCGAATACCCGACGCACTCTTTGGGCGACGTAGTCAGGATTTGCCATGACGTGCCGCTTGCTGATTTGTGTCGTCATTAACGGGAGCCCTCACGCGGCCGTCGTACAGGGGCCGCAATAATATTATTGCGGCCCCTGTACGACGGCCGCAGGAACAATAATATTATTGTACCGTAGAAATCCATCTGGGGCGGACTGAAGTTCAAGATTTCGCGGACGAAACATCTAACGGCGCGCCTTTCGCTTTTTGATGTGGGTACTATTATGCGTGCAATCCGGGAGGCAAAGAATGTCGAAGCAAAAGACAGCTGCGAAGCAGACTAAGCGTCTAGAGCGCGAGTATCAGTTGCTCATGCAGCACGTGTTTCCCTCCTTGCCGGAACCGCCGCAACGGGAGACCTTCGAGCAACCGGATCCGTACCCGTATGTGCAAACCATGACCACGTACGGAGCTTACGAGCCCGTCCCCTGATCCCCAGCGCGCTTGCCTGACTGGAAAGAAGTCCTAATTGAGATTTCTACTAGAGGCGGTCAGGCGGCGGCTGAGGCGAGCAGCATGCCGGACCGTGTCCGGCGCGAGTACTTGGAGAAGCTCGCCAACTACACGAAGCGGAACGTCATCGCTTATTACTCCGGCTGGCTCTCCAAGCCTCCGACAGCCGGTCTCGACATTACGGACGAAGATAAAAACGGCTTTATGATGGCCGTTCATAATCTCGACCGGACAAAGGGGTTGGATCTCATCCTCCACACCCCCGGCGGCAACGTCGCCGCCACGCAGTCTCTCGTCGACTATCTGCACCAGATGTTCGGCAATGACATGCGTGCAATTGTTCCGCAGATCGCCATGTCTGCGGGCACCATGATGGCTTGCTCATGTTCCAGCATCATGATGGCAAAGCATTCAAACCTGGGACCGATCGACCCTCATCTTGCCGGTGTGCCTGCGTACGGCATCGTGGAGGAGTTCAAGCGCGCAGTCAAAGAGGTAAAGAAAGACCCGGCGAGCGCAGCAGTTTGGCACGCCATCATCGCCCAGTACCGTCCGGCGTTTTTGGGTCAGTGTCAACATGCAATTAAGTGGTCGAATGCCTTCGTCACCGAGCAGTTGAAAAACGTGATGTTCGATGGCGACCCGGACGCAGCTACGAAGGCGAAGGCAATCGTCAAGAAGCTGTCTGATTACTCGGGGAATCGTACGCACTCATTACACATCCACATGGATGCGTGTGAGAAAATGGGGCTGAAGATTGAGCGGCTTGAAAGCGATTCCGACCTACAAGATCTCGTGCTCACAGTTCACCACTGCTACATGCACGCGCTTGCGAATACCGCAGCGATCAAGATCATCGAGAACCATCTCGGCGCGGCGTTTGTTAAGCGAGCGGTTCCGAAACTAGAGGCTTGAAAAGGCGTGGCTATGCGGCGTCGGCGCTCAAGAAATATCGCCTTAAGGCGCGTCTGGCCATCTGTCCGAAAAGCGTCTTGTGGCAACCCGAGCGACAACTGGCTCGACCCGATCGATCCCGCGCATCCGTCATCGGCGGGCGCGGGCGGCCGCAAGCCGGACGACGAAGAACACTACTCGGGCTCGCACGTCTACTACGACGCGCGCGGCGTGGCGTACACGTACGGCACGATCAACATGAACGCGGTCACCGCGAAGGGCGACGTTGCGTCGGTGACGACGACCAGCGGTCTCTCGTGGAAGATTCCCGGCCGCGTCGGCGACTCGCCGATCATCGGCGCCGGCCAGTACTGCGACAACGAAGTCGGGGCCGCCGGATCGACCGGCCGCGGCGAAGCGAACATCAAGGTCTGCGGCGCGTTCCTCGCCGTGGAGTTCATGCGCAACGGCGACTCGCCGCAGGAAGCGCTGCTCAAGGTCATGAAGCGCGTGATCGCGATGACCGAAGACCGGCTGATGGTCAACGGCAAGCCGACGTTCCAGCTGCAGTACTACGCCGTGAACAAGAAGGGCGAGTACGCGGGCGCCTGCTGCTACGAGGGCTCCAAGTTCGCCGTGGCCGACGCGAACGGCGCGCGCGTCGAAGACTGTATCTACATGTACAAGAAGTCGGAGCAGCCGACGAACAATCTGAGCGGCACGATGATCAAACCGTGATCACGCGGTGACCTTCGCCGTCACGACGTGAATCGATCGATCCGCAAGGACATTCGTATCGGCGCATGGGTGCTCATCGTCGCCCTCGCCGCCTTTCAGACCTACGGCAATCGCTACGCGATCTCGCCGGACGGGATGTCCTACCTCGATCTCAGCGACGCCGTGGTCACGGGTCGCTGGGGCGATCTCGTCAATCTGTACTGGAGCCCGCTCTATCCCTTCCTGATCGGCGTCGCGCGCCGCATCGCGGACGCGGGCGCGGAGCACGAGGTGGCGATCGTCCACGCGGTGAACCTCGCGGCGTTCCTCGCGATGTTCGCCGGATTTGAGTATTTTATAGTTAAAGTATTATCAATAGCGGCCGGCGTCCGGCACGCCATGCTCCGCGGACCCTGGGGCGCCGTCGCCGCCTACGGCCTCTTCGGCGCGCTGTCGATGACGATGACGCCGCTCGAGCTGACGACCCCCGACTGGCTCTCCAACGCGGCCGTCTTCATCGCGATGGGCGCCATGCTCCGACTGCGCGACGAACCCGACGACCGCCGCACCGCACTCCTCCTCGGGGCCGCACTCGGCGTCGGCGCACTCGCCAAGTCGTTTCTCGTACCGTGGTCGATCGTGTGCTTCGTCGTGCTCGCGATCGCGCTTCATCGCGCTGCGTCACACCGCGCCGCCCGCCGCCCGCTGACACTCGCGATCCTCGCGTGGGCCGTGTTCGTCCTTCCGTGGACCGCCGTGCTCACACACCGCGCGGGCCGCGTCACCTTCGGCGATACCGGCCGGCTCACATGGGGCTGGTACGTCAACGGGCAGGATCCACCGTCGCTCGGCGTCGTTCCGCCCGACGCGCGGACGCGCGCGACCGAGGCGATTCTCCCGGGCACCGGCGTGACCGGCGATGCACCCGGCACCGACCCGATGTGGTACGACCCCGCGCGCTGGAACGCGTCGATGCATCCGAGGCTCTCGCTGCACGACGAGCTCGGGACGCTCGCCACCATGTCGGTGACGCTCATCGGCAGCCTGTCGATCCTCCTCTACCTGGGCCTCGCCATCGCCGTTGCGCCACGTGGCTCGCGGCGGGTGTATCTGGCGCGATCGTGGATCGTGCTGGTGCCGTGTCTGATCGGCATCCTCGGCTACGCGATGGTGATCATGACCGCGCGCTACATCATGGCCTTCGTCCTGTCGGGCGTGCTCGTCACGCTCGGCACGCTGCCGATCGCGCGCCGTCTTCGGCCGACGTGGCTCCTTCTCGGTCTCGTGATCTCGATCTCTCCCTTGGCGCCGTGGCAGATGATGTCGTACGCGTTTTCGTTCGCGACGGGCATCGCCGCGGCGATGCTCGTTGGTGCACTGATCCCGACGCGACGGGCCATTCTGTGGATGGTGCTCGTGCCGCTGGCGCTGCTGTTCTCGCTGCTTCTGTTCTCGCCGGCGACGCAGGCCGTCATGCGCCTTGGTTCGGCGGCCATCATCGTGCTCCTGTGGGCGGCGTCGCGCGCGGCGATTCGGCGTTGGCGCATGGAGCAATTCGCACGCGGCGCGTTGACCGGACTCGCGGTTGGCGCGGGACTCGTCCTGGCGGGACGCCTCGCGCTTCGCGCCAATCGCGATGCGATCAACATGTCGCACGCGTCGGCAGCCGTCAGTGCAAATCCACAGTGGCAGATCGCGCAGGAGCTCGCGGCGCACGGAATCGCGCCGGGTACGCGCATCGCGCTCATCGGCCCGCACGCCGAGTCGTACTGGGCGCGCACGGCACGCTTGAAGATCGTGGCCGACGTGCCGGGACCGATCGTGCCGGTGTGGTGGATGCTCACGCCGGCGTCGCGCGACGCACTGCTCGCGCAATTCGCCGCCGACGGCGCGACCGTGGCGATCGCGGTTCGTGCCCCCGACAATGTGCCGCCGGATTCGACCTGGACGCCGCTCAAGTACGGCGGCTGGATGCGCCGGCTGAAGTAGCGCTTTTAGAGTATTTAGAGTTTACGAAACCGTCGAGGGCCGCTGACCGACCGATCGGCCGATGTTCACATCAGCCGGTGCCTTGACAGGCCCGCTCTGCCGATTCCCGGGAACGGACGCCGGCTCGCCGCTGTCGAGCCGGAGGTTCGACACCACGCGAGTCAAGCGATCCGCCGCACCCGACAACGTCGCGGCCGCGGCCGCGATCTGTTCGGTCGAGGCGCTCTGCTCCTGGCTCGAGGCCGCAACTTCTTCCATCGCCGCGGCGAATGATTCCGTGCCCGTCGCCAGCGTGTCGAGCTTGCCGCGCATGTCGCGCACCAGCCCGCTCGCCGCTGTTACAGTTTTCTGAATCGTCGAGGTCCACGCGTCCGATTCCGCCACCGCCTGCTCGATGTGGCCGAACGACCGCGAGCCCTCTTCCGTTGCGCCGCGCACGACCTTCACCGTGGAGACGGTGCGCTCGCTCGACGTCCGCGAATCCGAGATGCCCTGCAGCACCCCGTTGACCACGCGCTCGGTACGCTCCGCCGCGTCCGACGACATGGCCGCCAGGCGCCGCACTTCTTCGGCGACGACCGCGAAGCCGTGGCCGTGATCGCCGGCGCGCGCCGCTTCCATGGCCGCGTTCAACGCAAGGAGCTTCGACTGCCGCGCCAGCTTCTGCACGAGCGTGACGAACGACTTCACTTCCTCCGACGCCTGCGCGAGCTGTTCGATCGCGGCGGCGCTGGCCTCCGCTTCCCCGCTCAGCGTCTGGAGCGACTTGGAGCTTTCGTCGAGTCGTGCGCGATTTTCGAGCGCCAACGTCCGGAGCCGAGCGTTGCGCTCGACACCTTCACTGGCGCCCGCGTCGAGGTTCGACGCAATGCCCACGAGGTTCTCCGACGATCCCGCGAGCGCGTGAATCGTTTCGGCCATCAGATTCGACTGCTGGCTGAGATCCGCCGCGGTGTGCGCGATCTGACCCGCCGACGCCGCCATCTCCTCGGAGCTCGCGGTGATCTCGGCCGTCATGCTCCCAGTCTCCGACGCCGACTGATTCAGCGCCGTCGCAAGACGCCGCAGCTCGGCGATCATCGCCGCGACCGCGCGCGCCAGGCGTCCGATCTCGTCGTCGCCGCCGATCTGGTTCACCTGCTTCGAGAGATCGCCGTTCGCCACGGCTTCCGCCGCCACCGCTAGCTCTTCGGCCGGACCGGTGACGCGGCGCTCGATGAATCGACCGATGAACGACAGGGACGCGATGATGAGCAACAGCATCACCGCGGCGCCGCCGAACAGCGCCATGCGCGCGACGTTATACGCGTGCGACGCGTCGGATTCGTTCATGTGCGCGACGACACGCCAACCGCCGTCGTTCGTGAGCTCGACCGCCGCGCGCTGCGGCACCGTCGAGTCGCCCGAGTACTTGAACGAAACGCTCGTGCCGCGACACTTGACCGAATCGAACGCGGCGAACGACTTGAAGCGATCGCCCGAGCCCGAGCTCGCGATGACCTTGCCCGCCGAGTCGACCAGGTCCACGCGCATCGTACCGTTGGTGGCGCCGCCCTGCGCCAACACCGAATCGACGAGCGACAGACCGAACTTGACCTTGGTCACGCCAACCGGCGTCGAGCCGTCGCGAATGACGCCGGACAACTCGACGACGACGCTCTTTCCGAACAGCGTCGCGTTCGCCGCCGTGGCGCCCTTGTTGAACGCGGTGTTCCACCAGGCTTCGTCGCTCTGAATGAAATCCGAGGAAGGCGACGTGGTCACGGCGTTGTAGCCGTACTTGTCCGTCACCATGACTTCGTTGATGTCGAGCTTTGGCAGCAGCGACTTCAAATATTGATTCGTGGACTCGTCCACCTGCATCGAGCGCGTCGCCTTGAAGCGCGCCTCGATCGGCTCGAGTGCCGATTCCTTGTCCTGAAACGTGCGCAGCGGCAGGCCAAGCTGCTTGGCTTCATCCGCGCCCTTCTTCGCCGCCGAAATCACGCTGGGAGCCGACGCAATCAGCTCGACCTGGCGCGCACGTTCGGCGAGCACGCGCTCGACGAGCTGCTTCGAGAGCGACGCGGCGTTCGTGAGGCGAGCGTCTTCGTCGCCGGCCATCGTTTGCTTCAACAGCTCGACGCCCAGGGCGGTAATCACGCCGAGCACGATGATCGCGCCCACCGCGACACCAGCGACGAGTCGCCGGCGCAGTGAGCGCGCCGAGCGGGGACCCGTCGGCGCTGCAGGAATCATGAAGGTGCCTGTACTGCGTAGGTTCATCGGCGGCTAAATTCCGCTAAAGCGATTGATTGTTCCTCACTTCGGCGCTTCGCGCCTCCGCTCGGAATTGCGCATACTGGCATTTCTTACATGACATCGACAGAGCGAGCACCAGCCGCGGAGCCGGCCGGCTATGACCCTGCCGCCATCGAACGGAAATGGCAGGAACGTTGGGAGAAGCGCGGTACGAACCACACCGACCTCTCCGCCGGTGAGCGTCCGTTCTATGCCCTCATGATGTTCCCGTATCCCTCGGCGGAGGGGCTGCACGTCGGCAACCTCTTCGCCTTCACGGGAAACGACATCTATGGACGATTCCAGCGGCTTCAAGGGCACACGGTCTTTGAGCCGCTGGGCTTCGACGCGTTCGGCATCCATTCCGAGAACTTCGCGCTGAAGGTGGGGACCCATCCCGCGGTCCTCATCCCTAAGAACATCGACAACTTCAGGCGGCAGCTTAAGCGCTCGGGCCTGATGATCGATTGGCGGCACGAGCTGTCGACTACCGACCCCGACTATTACAAGTGGACCCAGTGGGTTTTCCTGCAGCTCTACAAGCGGGGACTGGCCTATAAGCGGCGCGCGGCCGTGAACTGGTGCCCGAACGACAAGACCGTGCTGGCGAACGAGCAGGTCATCGCCGGCGAATGCGAGCGGTGCGGCGCCAAGGTCGAACAGCGGTTCCTGGAACAGTGGTTCTTCCGGATCACGGATTACGCCGCTCGGCTGCTGCACAATCTGGATTGGATCGACTGGTCCGAGTCCACCAAGCAGGCTCAGCGCAACTGGCTCGGCCGGTCTGACGGCGCGGAGCTGACGTTCCGCGTGCAGGATCTGGAGGATCTGGTCGGCACGGCGACGATCGCGAGCGGGCTCTCGGGCGAGTTCACGGCGGAGCCGGTGGACATTCGTGTGTTCACGACGCGTCCGGATACCGTGTTCGGCGCCACGTATCTGGTGTTGGCGCCGGAGCATCCGTTGGTCGACGTGTTGTCGACCGAGGAGCAGCGCGACGAGGTGGACGCGTACAAGAAGCGCGCGGCGAAGCAGGACCTGGTGTCGCGGAAGACGACGAAGGAGAAGACGGGCGTCTTCACGGGGTCGTTCGCGATCAATCCGGCGACGCAGCACCCGATTCCGATCTGGATCGCCGACTACGTGCTGATGGAATACGGCACGGGCGCGATCATGGCGGTGCCGGGCCACGACGAGCGGGATTTCGAGTTTGCTAATAAGTTCGATCTCGAGATTCCGCGTGTCGTTGCGCCGGTCGGCGGCGACGCGCATGCGCCGCTGACCGAGCCGTTCGTCGAGACGGCGAACGTGCAGATCGTGAACTCCGGGCAGTTCTCGGGCTTGAGCGTCGAGGACGCGAAGGCGCGCATCGTGGATTGGCTGGCGCAGAACGGCCACGCCAAGCCGGTGGTGAACTTCCGGCTGCACGACTGGTGCATCTCCCGGCAGCGGTACTGGGGTCCGCCGATCCCCATCATCTATTGCGACCATTGTGGTACCATTCCGGTACCAGAGAAGGATCTGCCGGTCGAGCTGCCGTTCGTCGAGGATTTCAGGCCCGACGACACGGGCATCTCGCCCTTGGCGCGGGTAGAGTCGTGGTATCGCGTGCCGTGTCCGACGTGCGGCCGCGAGGCGCGCCGCGAGACGGACGTGTCCGACACGTTCCTCGACAGCGCGTGGTATTTCCTGCGCTACCCGAGCACCGATTTCGACGACGTGGCGTTCGACGAGACGCTGACGGCCAAATGGCTGCCGGTGACCTCGTACATCGGCGGGAACGAGCACGCCGTATTGCACTTGTTATATTCGCGTTTCGTGACGATGGTGCTGTACGACGCCGGCCTGCTCGCGTTCGAGGAGCCGTTCGTGAAGTTTCGCGCGCACGGCATGATCATTCGCGAAGGCGCCAAGATGTCGAAGAGCCGCGGCAACGTGGTGAACCCCGACGAGTACATCGAGCGGTGGGGCGCCGACACGTTCCGCACGTACCTCATGTTCCTGGGGCCGTACGAGGAAGGCGGAGATTTCCGCGATCAGAGCATCGCCGGCGTCCGCCGGTTTCTCGATCGGGTGTGGTCGTCGGCCGCCGGGGCGACCACCGCGGGTGCGCCGGACGCGCAGGTGATGCGCAAGCTGCACCAGACGATCAAGAAGGTCAGCGAGGACGTGCCCGCGCTGAGCTACAACACGGCGATCGCGGCGATGATGGAGTACCTCAACGTCGTGCGTCGCAACGAACGCACGCCGCACCGCGCCGAAGTCGAGCCGCTGGTGCAGCTGGTCGCTCCGTTCGCGCCGCACGTGGCCGAGGAGCTATGGGAACAGTTCGGCCACGCCGAGAGTGTCTTCGACGCCGGCTGGCCGTCGTACGATCCGGCGCAGGCGGCGGAAGACCTGATCACGATCGCGGTGCAGGTCAACGGGAAGACGCGCGGAACGATCCAGATCCCGCCCGCGGGAGGTCAGGCCGAGGCGCTCACGGCGGCGATGGCCGAAGAGAGTATCGCGAAATTTGTGAGCGGGGCGCCGAAGAAAGTGATCTTCGTCCCGG
It contains:
- a CDS encoding isoaspartyl peptidase/L-asparaginase, which translates into the protein MRRRRSRNIALRRVWPSVRKASCGNPSDNWLDPIDPAHPSSAGAGGRKPDDEEHYSGSHVYYDARGVAYTYGTINMNAVTAKGDVASVTTTSGLSWKIPGRVGDSPIIGAGQYCDNEVGAAGSTGRGEANIKVCGAFLAVEFMRNGDSPQEALLKVMKRVIAMTEDRLMVNGKPTFQLQYYAVNKKGEYAGACCYEGSKFAVADANGARVEDCIYMYKKSEQPTNNLSGTMIKP
- a CDS encoding methyl-accepting chemotaxis protein; the encoded protein is MIPAAPTGPRSARSLRRRLVAGVAVGAIIVLGVITALGVELLKQTMAGDEDARLTNAASLSKQLVERVLAERARQVELIASAPSVISAAKKGADEAKQLGLPLRTFQDKESALEPIEARFKATRSMQVDESTNQYLKSLLPKLDINEVMVTDKYGYNAVTTSPSSDFIQSDEAWWNTAFNKGATAANATLFGKSVVVELSGVIRDGSTPVGVTKVKFGLSLVDSVLAQGGATNGTMRVDLVDSAGKVIASSGSGDRFKSFAAFDSVKCRGTSVSFKYSGDSTVPQRAAVELTNDGGWRVVAHMNESDASHAYNVARMALFGGAAVMLLLIIASLSFIGRFIERRVTGPAEELAVAAEAVANGDLSKQVNQIGGDDEIGRLARAVAAMIAELRRLATALNQSASETGSMTAEITASSEEMAASAGQIAHTAADLSQQSNLMAETIHALAGSSENLVGIASNLDAGASEGVERNARLRTLALENRARLDESSKSLQTLSGEAEASAAAIEQLAQASEEVKSFVTLVQKLARQSKLLALNAAMEAARAGDHGHGFAVVAEEVRRLAAMSSDAAERTERVVNGVLQGISDSRTSSERTVSTVKVVRGATEEGSRSFGHIEQAVAESDAWTSTIQKTVTAASGLVRDMRGKLDTLATGTESFAAAMEEVAASSQEQSASTEQIAAAAATLSGAADRLTRVVSNLRLDSGEPASVPGNRQSGPVKAPADVNIGRSVGQRPSTVS
- the leuS gene encoding leucine--tRNA ligase — its product is MTSTERAPAAEPAGYDPAAIERKWQERWEKRGTNHTDLSAGERPFYALMMFPYPSAEGLHVGNLFAFTGNDIYGRFQRLQGHTVFEPLGFDAFGIHSENFALKVGTHPAVLIPKNIDNFRRQLKRSGLMIDWRHELSTTDPDYYKWTQWVFLQLYKRGLAYKRRAAVNWCPNDKTVLANEQVIAGECERCGAKVEQRFLEQWFFRITDYAARLLHNLDWIDWSESTKQAQRNWLGRSDGAELTFRVQDLEDLVGTATIASGLSGEFTAEPVDIRVFTTRPDTVFGATYLVLAPEHPLVDVLSTEEQRDEVDAYKKRAAKQDLVSRKTTKEKTGVFTGSFAINPATQHPIPIWIADYVLMEYGTGAIMAVPGHDERDFEFANKFDLEIPRVVAPVGGDAHAPLTEPFVETANVQIVNSGQFSGLSVEDAKARIVDWLAQNGHAKPVVNFRLHDWCISRQRYWGPPIPIIYCDHCGTIPVPEKDLPVELPFVEDFRPDDTGISPLARVESWYRVPCPTCGREARRETDVSDTFLDSAWYFLRYPSTDFDDVAFDETLTAKWLPVTSYIGGNEHAVLHLLYSRFVTMVLYDAGLLAFEEPFVKFRAHGMIIREGAKMSKSRGNVVNPDEYIERWGADTFRTYLMFLGPYEEGGDFRDQSIAGVRRFLDRVWSSAAGATTAGAPDAQVMRKLHQTIKKVSEDVPALSYNTAIAAMMEYLNVVRRNERTPHRAEVEPLVQLVAPFAPHVAEELWEQFGHAESVFDAGWPSYDPAQAAEDLITIAVQVNGKTRGTIQIPPAGGQAEALTAAMAEESIAKFVSGAPKKVIFVPGRLLNIVA